The following proteins are encoded in a genomic region of Glycine soja cultivar W05 chromosome 17, ASM419377v2, whole genome shotgun sequence:
- the LOC114393524 gene encoding WAT1-related protein At5g40230-like, producing the protein MLFYYNNAGAVEWLDVGLTTLGKATISRGMNHFVFVVYSNALATLILLSSSFFINRYSLSHFLFLFFFFLSICSITVMQNCVFTGIDYSSPTLGSAMSNLTPAITFVLAVILGMEKLNIGSSISQIKVMGTVLSIAGALLVTLYKGSPIISFRTQPSPSQPLPSLLAATSNWVIGGLFFATAAFSTVVFLGETLHVGSVIGAVVIAIGFYTVLWAQSKEENAKGLQVDRLSSPSAQASPLLETVPRK; encoded by the exons atgttattttattataataatgctGGAGCGGTTGAGTGGCTTGACGTTGGCCTCACCACGTTGGGTAAAGCAACCATATCAAGAGGAATGAACCACTTCGTCTTTGTTGTCTACTCCAACGCCCTTGCAACTCTCATTCTCCTCTCTTCCTCTTTTTTCATCAACAGGTACTCCCTCTCTCACTTTCTCTtcctattcttttttttttt GAGCATTTGCAGCATAACTGTCATGCAGAATTGTGTTTTCACTGGCATTGACTACAGCTCTCCCACTCTTGGATCTGCTATGAGCAATTTGACTCCAGCAATCACTTTTGTGCTAGCGGTCATCCTCGG GATGGAGAAGTTGAATATTGGAAGCTCAATAAGCCAGATCAAGGTCATGGGCACAGTGTTGTCCATCGCTGGAGCATTACTCGTGACCCTTTACAAGGGAAGTCCCATCATCAGCTTTCGAACTCAACCCTCTCCATCACAACCATTGCCATCTTTGTTGGCTGCAACCAGTAACTGGGTCATTGGAGGTCTCTTCTTTGCCACTGCCGCATTTTCGACTGTTGTCTTCCTTGGTGAAACACTCCATGTTGGCAG TGTCATTGGCGCAGTGGTAATCGCCATTGGATTTTACACAGTATTGTGGGCACAATCAAAAGAGGAAAATGCAAAAGGCCTACAGGTTGATAGACTGTCATCCCCGTCTGCCCAAGCGAGTCCTCTACTAGAGACAGTCCCAAGAAAGTAA
- the LOC114393987 gene encoding WAT1-related protein At5g40240-like, translating into MGVRSNLVEWTPFIAMVTVECLNVGLSTLSKAAMSRGVNHFVLVVYSNVLATLILLPSSFFIDRTRPSLSFSLLCKFFLLGILGITVMQNCVFIGINYSSPTLGSTMSNLSPAITFVLAVTLRMEKLNIRSSISQIKVMGAVLSISGALVVTFYKGSSISTFRIQPSLLAETNNWVIGGLVFAMASVSFAAWNITQAVIMKEYSYQSTIIAYYCLFGTIQSTILSLIVVRDSNAWKISLDVDLICIFYSAIAGSVVTFSVTAWCIKRKGPVFVSMFKPAGIALAAFSSVAFLGETLHVGSIIGAVIIAIGLYTVLWAQSKEENVKGLEVDRKPSPSTQTSPLLESHQRNILA; encoded by the exons atggGAGTGAGAAGCAATTTGGTGGAATGGACTCCATTCATAGCAATGGTGACTGTGGAGTGCCTTAACGTGGGGCTGTCCACGTTGAGTAAAGCAGCCATGTCAAGAGGAGTGAACCACTTCGTCCTTGTTGTCTACTCCAATGTTCTTGCTACTCTCATACTCCTCCCTTCCTCTTTCTTCATAGACAG AACAAGACCATCCCTTTCTTTCTCGCTTCTCTGCAAGTTCTTCCTCCTCGGCATTCTAGG CATAACTGTCATGCAGAATTGTGTTTTCATCGGCATTAACTACAGCTCTCCCACTCTTGGATCCACTATGAGCAATTTGTCTCCAGCAATCACTTTTGTGCTAGCGGTTACCCTCAG GATGGAGAAGTTGAATATTAGAAGCTCAATAAGCCAGATCAAGGTCATGGGCGCAGTGCTGTCCATATCTGGAGCATTAGTTGTTACCTTTTACAAGGGCAGTTCCATCAGCACCTTTAGAATTCAACCATCTTTGTTGGCTGAAACCAATAACTGGGTCATTGGGGGTCTCGTCTTTGCCATGGCCTCTGTTTCTTTTGCAGCCTGGAATATTACTCAG GCAGTAATTATGAAAGAATATTCATATCAATCAACCATAATAGCCTACTATTGCCTGTTTGGAACTATCCAAAGTACAATACTTTCTCTAATTGTAGTCAGAGATTCAAATGCATGGAAAATAAGCCTCGATGTTGACCTCATCTGTATATTCTATTCA GCTATTGCGGGAAGTGTTGTGACATTTTCTGTAACGGCATGGTGCATAAAAAGGAAAGGACCTGTATTTGTTAGCATGTTCAAGCCTGCGGGGATTGCCCTTGCTGCCTTTTCCAGTGTTGCCTTCCTTGGTGAAACACTCCATGTTGGCAG TATCATTGGCGCAGTTATAATCGCCATCGGACTTTACACAGTATTGTGGGCACAATCAAAAGAGGAAAACGTGAAAGGTCTCGAAGTTGATAGAAAACCATCCCCATCTACCCAAACAAGTCCTCTACTAGAGTCCCACCAAAGAAACATTTTAGCATAA
- the LOC114392966 gene encoding rac-like GTP-binding protein ARAC8 isoform X1 — MSENHVKCRRVHTHTHSLSLSLNLSVKFNKNTPFVRTCCCCCCSMAATASRFIKCVTVGDGAVGKTCMLICYTSNKFPTDYIPTVFDNFSANVVVENTTVNLGLWDTAGQEDYNRLRPLSYRGADVFVLAFSLVSHASYENVLKKWVPELQHFAPGVPVVLVGTKLDLREDKHYLADHPGLAPVTSEQGEELRKLVGATYYIECSSKTQQNVKSVFDAAIKVVIEPPQKHEKKKKPRRGCLLNVICGRNIVRFK; from the exons ATGAGTGAGAATCATGTGAAGTGCCGCCGcgtacacacacatacacattcactctctctctctcttaactTGTCTgttaaattcaacaaaaacacaCCCTTTGTGAGaacttgttgttgttgttgttgttcaatGGCTGCAACAGCTTCAAGGTTCATCAAGTGTGTGACAGTCGGGGATGGAGCTGTAGGCAAAACTTGCATGCTCATTTGCTATACAAGCAACAAATTCCCCACG GACTATATTCCAACGGTGTTTGATAATTTCAGTGCAAATGTGGTTGTTGAAAACACAACTGTCAATTTAGGCCTCTGGGACACTGCTG GGCAAGAGGATTACAACAGGCTGAGGCCATTGAGCTACAGGGGGGCAGATGTCTTTGTCTTGGCTTTCTCTTTAGTTAGCCATGCAAGCTACGAAAATGTGTTGAAGAAG TGGGTTCCTGAACTGCAGCATTTTGCTCCTGGTGTCCCAGTGGTGCTAGTTGGCACCAAATTGG ATCTTCGAGAAGACAAGCACTATTTGGCTGATCATCCTGGTCTGGCGCCTGTGACTTCTGAGCAA GGTGAGGAATTGCGTAAACTGGTCGGAGCTACGTATTATATAGAGTGCAGCTCAAAGACTCAGCAG AATGTGAAGTCAGTTTTTGATGCTGCTATCAAGGTGGTCATCGAGCCTCCACAAAAacatgagaagaagaaaaaaccacGTCGAGGGTGTCTACT AAATGTCATCTGTGGAAGGAATATAGTTCGTTTCAAATGA
- the LOC114392966 gene encoding rac-like GTP-binding protein ARAC8 isoform X2 — MSENHVKCRRVHTHTHSLSLSLNLSVKFNKNTPFVRTCCCCCCSMAATASRFIKCVTVGDGAVGKTCMLICYTSNKFPTDYIPTVFDNFSANVVVENTTVNLGLWDTAGQEDYNRLRPLSYRGADVFVLAFSLVSHASYENVLKKWVPELQHFAPGVPVVLVGTKLDLREDKHYLADHPGLAPVTSEQGEELRKLVGATYYIECSSKTQQINTSCYF; from the exons ATGAGTGAGAATCATGTGAAGTGCCGCCGcgtacacacacatacacattcactctctctctctcttaactTGTCTgttaaattcaacaaaaacacaCCCTTTGTGAGaacttgttgttgttgttgttgttcaatGGCTGCAACAGCTTCAAGGTTCATCAAGTGTGTGACAGTCGGGGATGGAGCTGTAGGCAAAACTTGCATGCTCATTTGCTATACAAGCAACAAATTCCCCACG GACTATATTCCAACGGTGTTTGATAATTTCAGTGCAAATGTGGTTGTTGAAAACACAACTGTCAATTTAGGCCTCTGGGACACTGCTG GGCAAGAGGATTACAACAGGCTGAGGCCATTGAGCTACAGGGGGGCAGATGTCTTTGTCTTGGCTTTCTCTTTAGTTAGCCATGCAAGCTACGAAAATGTGTTGAAGAAG TGGGTTCCTGAACTGCAGCATTTTGCTCCTGGTGTCCCAGTGGTGCTAGTTGGCACCAAATTGG ATCTTCGAGAAGACAAGCACTATTTGGCTGATCATCCTGGTCTGGCGCCTGTGACTTCTGAGCAA GGTGAGGAATTGCGTAAACTGGTCGGAGCTACGTATTATATAGAGTGCAGCTCAAAGACTCAGCAG ATAAATACTTCCTGTTATTTCTGA
- the LOC114393986 gene encoding protease Do-like 9, producing the protein MGDNKRKRGRKPKTPATETLDHPATSPSSTAMDDVFSVGNVELIDTTASPHHRRLRGRPNKPHALPPGRRHARPLDTNGGGDFSVPGDVVGVSPAVSTEADPAAWEARVLPAMDSVVKVFCVHTEPNFSLPWQRKRQYSSSSSGFVIGGRRVLTNAHSVEHYTQVKLKKRGSDTKYLATVLAIGTECDIAMLTVDDDEFWQGMSPVEFGELPTLQDAVTVVGYPIGGDTISVTSGVVSRIEILSYVHGSTELLGLQIDAAINSGNSGGPAFNDKGNCVGIAFQSLKHEDAENIGYVIPTPVIMHFIQDYEKNGGYTGFPILGVEWQKMENPDLRMATGMKPDQKGVRIRRIDPTAPESKVLKPSDVILSFDGVDIANDGTVPFRHGERIGFSYLISQKYTGDNAAIKVLRNSDILKFDIKLDSHRRLIPAHSKGKPPSYYIIAGFVFTTVSVPYLRSEYGKDYEYEAPVKLLDKLLHSMPQSPDEQLVVVSQVLVADINIGYEDFVNTQVLAFNGQPVKNLKSLATMVESCNDEYLKFDLDYDQIVVLRTKTAKAATLDILSTHCIPSAMSDDLKS; encoded by the exons ATGGGAGATAACAAACGTAAGAGAGGACGCAAACCCAAAACCCCCGCCACCGAAACCCTAGACCACCCCGCCACCTCCCCAAGCTCCACCGCCATGGACGACGTCTTCTCTGTCGGCAACGTCGAGCTCATCGACACCACGGCCTCTCCCCACCACCGCCGCCTCCGCGGCCGCCCCAACAAGCCCCACGCTCTGCCCCCGGGGCGCCGCCACGCCCGCCCCCTCGACACCAACGGCGGCGGGGACTTCTCGGTCCCCGGCGACGTCGTCGGGGTGTCTCCCGCCGTGTCGACGGAGGCGGACCCGGCAGCGTGGGAAGCAAGGGTGCTGCCGGCGATGGACTCGGTGGTGAAGGTGTTCTGCGTCCACACGGAACCCAATTTTTCGCTGCCGTGGCAGAGGAAGAGGCAATACAGCTCGAGCAGCAGCGGGTTTGTGATTGGCGGGAGAAGGGTTCTCACCAATGCGCATTCCGTGGAACACTACACGCAGGTCAAGCTCAAGAAACGTGGTTCTGATACCAAGTACTTGGCCACTGTGCTCGCCATTGGAACCGAATGTGACATTG CCATGCTTACAGTTGATGATGATGAGTTCTGGCAAGGGATGTCACCTGTAGAGTTTGGGGAATTGCCCACACTTCAAGACGCAGTTACAGTTGTGGGCTACCCAATTGGTGGAGACACTATCTCAGTGACCAGTGGTGTTGTATCGCGCATTGAGATTCTATCTTATGTCCATGGTTCTACAGAACTTCTAGGTTTACAG ATTGATGCTGCTATAAACTCTGGCAATTCTGGTGGACCTGCATTTAATGACAAAGGAAACTGTGTGGGGATTGCATTTCAGTCCCTCAAGCATGAAGATGCGGAGAATATAGGTTATGTCATTCCAACGCCAGTTATCATGCATTTTATCCAGGATTATGAGAAGAATGGAGGATATACTG GATTCCCTATTCTTGGGGTTGAGTGGCAAAAAATGGAAAATCCTGATCTGCGAATGGCAACGGGCATGAAACCTGACCAGAAAGGTGTGCGTATTAGAAGAATTGATCCTACTGCTCCAGAATCTAAGGTTTTGAAGCCATCAGATGTTATTCTTAGTTTTGATGGGGTTGACATTGCCAATGATGGAACGG TTCCATTCCGTCATGGAGAGCGCATTGGTTTCAGTTATCTCATATCACAGAAATATACTGGGGATAATGCAGCAATCAAAGTACTGCGGAATTCagacattttgaaatttgaCATCAAACTTGATAGTCACAGAAGGCTTATTCCAGCACACAGCAAGGGCAAGCCTCCctcatattatattattgctGGATTTGTTTTTACAACTGTTTCGGTTCCATATCTTCGTTCTGAG TATGGAAAGGATTATGAATATGAAGCTCCAGTCAAGCTTTTGGATAAACTGCTGCATTCAATGCCACAATCACCGGATGAACAACTTGTCGTGGTCTCTCAG GTGCTGGTGGCTGATATCAACATTGGATATGAAGATTTTGTGAACACCCAG GTCCTTGCTTTCAATGGTCAACCAGTGAAAAACCTGAAGAGCTTAGCCACTATGGTAGAGAGCTGCAATGATGAATATCTAAAATTTGATCTAGATTATGATCAG ATAGTGGTGCTTCGCACGAAGACTGCAAAAGCAGCTACTCTTGATATTCTTTCAACGCACTGTATTCCATCGGCAATGTCTGATGATCTTAAGTCATGA